The Musa acuminata AAA Group cultivar baxijiao chromosome BXJ1-8, Cavendish_Baxijiao_AAA, whole genome shotgun sequence genomic sequence gcaacaacaaaaaagaaagtaGCTAACTAAGAATCTGATTAAACAACTAGCAGAACTCATTAAACATCGAATCCTTTTGGCTTAGTAAGCTAAACTAGATCAGCATTGCAAGTAACAGATAATAAACGATGAAAAACCTTGCCTATTATGGAATCTGCTAGGGTGAAAGTAGGTCAGATTACAACTTTACAAAATCAATTCATTCCAAGTGGAACCGGACAGGGTTAAAAAAAATGAATTTTCACCACATTTCATATTTGTACCTAATTTTGCTACCTGAAAGGCTGAAACATTTTGATATGAATATGGATTTGGGTTTGGGTTTAGTTCTACCCATTTATGCATATCAAAATTGGTCCTACCCAGTCCCCACATAGCAGAAGTCATGTGCACCAACCTACCCTTTTTATCTAGATATCTAAATGTTGAAATATAGTTCAAAGGGTTAAATAAAATCTACAGCGACCAAAGCAAAATAttcttgtttgattttttttctaagcacaatattctttcttttctctgtcTTCCTTTCGATCGTTTACAATTTTCCTTATGGTTTTTGTACCCAATAAGCATAATTCAGAGGTTTGAACTAGTATCCTACATATTGGCTGGGAGTGTATAAAATTTCTCTCTAGCACTTATGCAATAACTATCTCAAATGCAATTTAAATccagatctataatatatctgaCTCATATccatatatgttttaaaaatacaaGGTCAAAACACTTATATCCATCTAGTATGGCTATTAGAATTTATGCAAGATGAAGTGGGCGGACATGGTTCTTCTGATATTCGATCTGCATCCAGATTGTTTTTACCCCTAAATCCACTGGATTAAACAAAAACGAAATTCCTTGAATAATTTTCAAAACATTAATGATGAATTATTATGATTAAACAAATGATGAAGTTGCATGGAATTTGCGTGGTAAAGATCGAAGCAGGACATCCACAAGAAACATTCTCCCATGACAGAAATTGTGTGGAAAGTTGAAGTATGTTCAATTGTAGATATCACAATGAGATACCACTTTGAATTAATTTGTGTACATGTCTATAAACAAGATTCTAAAACATGCACTCATTCCAAGGAAACACATATTACCAAAATTTATCATGTCAAAACTGACTTGTTCCCATGAGTATTCAATCATTAATGACAAGATCCAACTACCAAAAGACATCTTATATTCAACATTGACAGTCCTGCATAATATACAGAATATTGGTCATATCCAACTGCTCGCGAAAGAAACAATAGGATCAATATTCTATCCCTGAGAGAATGGCTACTAATTATATGCCACTGAAGAAGAATTTAACAGAGAGCTTCCACAGCAATATACAGTCTTCAATATAACATATGCCCTTTCAGTTGCTTCCTCTAAATAACAAGGAATATTTGTTTACAGAAAAAAAGCAAGAACCTATAGATGCCACCGTTGTGCAATGTGAATATTAGAATCAGTGGTACAAGGATGGATAGAGAGAGAACTAATAAAATGTTATTAAAAGGAAATTAAAAAGATTTGAATGTTCGTAATTAATTAGGGATATTTCCATATTCAACTGACTTCAAGAAGTTGGAGTATTAAggcttgttattgttgttgtagaaaaagaaaaaaacaaactaTATAGTACACATTTAATGCTTAATTTCACACCTCAAACTAGTTTGTGCTATTTtaagtaataaataaataatgaccAGGTATCTCAATTGTGCAGCATTGCTGAGGCACATTAGCTCATTTCCTACACATgtttgattctctctctctctctctctctctctctctctctctctctctatatatatatatatatatatatatatatatatatatatatatatatatatataaatataaaataaggtAAGATTTTACAATTCCAGCATAAGAAGGATATCTGGTTACCATCGAAACAAGAATTGTTTTTATCACTGTAACTCATACAAGAAGCCAGAACCACTGAACATAAGAGAAAAAAGAACTTCATAGAACCAACTATCCTAACCGATGgctgacaagaaaaaaaaaaaagcaaatgctGAATAATATAAGTAAAATAATTCTGTGAACCAATTGACACAGTATTGTTTCAGTATATgcaattgattatatatatataccttggaTGACAAATCCAGCGATTTAAGATACAACTCGTTTCCAGGATCCTACAAGAATTTGAAATCTTAATGCACCAAAACAAGTAGAAATACTTGAGAGAAATGACTGGATTGGACTATTTGTTTGTGCAAGCGTTACCAACTCCAGAGCCTGTTGGAAACATTGAGTTGCCTTGTCAAAATAACCCATAGCTGTCTCGCGATCCTGTGTGAAGAATGCATGAGAAGTATGGGCGTTTCCCAAGCACCACAGAGTGTCATGCTTGCTCGGATTCACCTCTAAGGCTGCCTCCAGTTTTGATATAGCATCTGCAAAGCACTCAAATTCGTGAAGCAGAGATTTCTCTTCCCCCGAGTCAAGTTCGCAGAAAACTACTTTCTTATCGCATCTGTCAGGACGAATCTGTTCGAACATCAATATTACGAACCTTTTACCATCTTTATAGAGTCGTCACCGCTCTGAAACGAGGACAGCTCAAGAAGCGCTCCTCCCCACCTCGTGAGATTCTACGAGAACATAAACGTGATTCCATTACCAAGAACTCCGCAAGGAACAGTCAGGAACACACAAGAAATTTGGTCTCGGAAGCACCAATTAAGTCGAGACAGCAAATGACACCATCAAAACCGATCATTCCAAGCGCCGAAAGTCCCAAACACACGGGCAAGAAGAAACGGAAAGGAAGGAAAGGCGTCGCGACTCACATCGGCATCGAGGGGGTTACTGGCATAGGCGGCCTCCGCAGTCTTGCGGGCGtgctcgaagaagaggagccgatCGAAATCGTTCTGCTGCAAATCCATGGGTGGCAAACGACCGAGAGGAGCAAAGGCGGACGCGAAAGATCACCTGAGCCGCCCCCCTCGCGTGAGCGCAGCAGCTGTCAAGAGGGGATTAGGGTTTATCGAATGAGCGGCGAGAGGTCAGAGGTTTAGGAAGTTTCCGGTTACAATTTCAGTGGGGCCGATCGTGACGCCACGATGACGGCGGCCCGCGTCGGTTGGGTCGGTTTATGAACGGTtatttttccaaaaaaataaatatattaaattatcgaTATAAATTCGAAAAGAAAGAGTTGACGACATGTACGAGCTTTACTCGCAGTGGTGTTTACATCTCTACTAATCTGTTCGAAGCTAATCACATTACATCTCTACTAATCACATTAGCTAAGACAACAATGAATATATTTAAGATTTTAAATTTTGTTTATAGCAGTGAGAGTTTGGcaaatgatttggtgattatggttTTTAGCCTCCTTTAGGATAAGACACCATACATTGTACTGTTCACACATATAGAAGAACATagatacaataataataataataataagatcaaTGCATATCCTAACATTAACATCGATCATCAAAAGGACGAGATGCAAACAGAGTAAAAGCCCTCATTTCATCCGTCTTCACGTGAACTTTCTTCCATGTTCTATGAGGCCGAAGACACTCGTTCGTACGTCAGTAGATCAAATTTGTTCTCGTTAGAGACGTCGATGACTATGAACCGATGATGCAAAATCTCCCTTCGTAGGATGAGAAGAAACCTGAAGGAGTTGTGGGAGGGGGCAAAGGGACTGCATTACAAATCGCAAGGCTTTTGAATGAGACCTGCTATGCTTCTTCTTACCCTCCTCTCAACAGCAAGATGTGCAACAAGAAAAGCATGAGAACCATCTGGATTCTCCTGCAGCCGGAGCTTCTTTTGGTGTTCCGGTCTGCGGCGGGAGCTGCTCTGCCTTCTCTGGCTGCAGTGGGTGTCCAGGTTCCCCCTTGAACGAACCACTTTTCCTTTCACCTGTCAATCTGTCTCAACATTCTTTAGTTTGATCACCCAAATCTAATTCCTATTTCACAGCTTCATGTGCAGCGTAGTGTCAAGAAGGACGAATTGAAGTGCATGAGAAGAAGAGATCGTACATTGGAAACGCAAAGGATTCAGCTGAGCTGCGAGATAAGCTGGGCGGCAATGCTGTTTGCTCAGCTGGACGCCGCTCCTTGTGAGCATGTTCCTCGGCGTTCGCTGCCTCCGCTGCGGCCTGTAGCGCACCACTTTCCGCGTGGACCGAGTAGGATGCCATCGGACTGACGACATTCTCCTTGGAGAAGCTGGAGTTCCCTACATGGATGCTGAACAACGACTCGTTGGAGGCCACACTCCACTCCATCGGAGTCGTTGACTTGGATCTTTCGAAGATGGAGGAGGGAATTCGATTCGGGTCGGCCGGATCTGACTTCTCCATTACCTGAACCGGAGGAGACTGCCCTGGTTCGAGAATGTCGGATTGAGGTAAACTGATGTCGGTAGGATTTACAGAATCATTTGCACTTGTAGCTGCACCAGCTTGAGTTGCTTGTCCTCGAGGGATGTCTCCATGTTCAGGCAGTGGTGTTGACATGGTGAATTCAGCTTGGTCCGACCGGAagaactcctcctcctccgatgACTCATCAGAAGAGGTGGAAGATGAGCAAGATGTTTCTTTCCTAGTGTAGGCTGCGCGTGTTAATCATCCTCGGCGACGGTGATGTCGATGCGCGGTTCCTCAGTCGAATGTTCTTTTGCTTCGCCCTCTGACCTTCTATTTTTATGGCACAGCACAC encodes the following:
- the LOC135680486 gene encoding mitochondrial import receptor subunit TOM20-like isoform X1, with amino-acid sequence MDLQQNDFDRLLFFEHARKTAEAAYASNPLDADNLTRWGGALLELSSFQSGDDSIKMVKDAISKLEAALEVNPSKHDTLWCLGNAHTSHAFFTQDRETAMGYFDKATQCFQQALELDPGNELYLKSLDLSSKAPELHLELQKQMASQQASQGTTSASNVKAPKKKKSSDLKYDILGWVILAVGIVVWVGLAKSHGPPPPPR
- the LOC135680486 gene encoding mitochondrial import receptor subunit TOM20-like isoform X2 codes for the protein MDLQQNDFDRLLFFEHARKTAEAAYASNPLDADNLTRWGGALLELSSFQSGDDSIKMVKDAISKLEAALEVNPSKHDTLWCLGNAHTSHAFFTQDRETAMGYFDKATQCFQQALELAPELHLELQKQMASQQASQGTTSASNVKAPKKKKSSDLKYDILGWVILAVGIVVWVGLAKSHGPPPPPR
- the LOC135588854 gene encoding uncharacterized protein LOC135588854 encodes the protein MSTPLPEHGDIPRGQATQAGAATSANDSVNPTDISLPQSDILEPGQSPPVQVMEKSDPADPNRIPSSIFERSKSTTPMEWSVASNESLFSIHVGNSSFSKENVVSPMASYSVHAESGALQAAAEAANAEEHAHKERRPAEQTALPPSLSRSSAESFAFPILTGERKSGSFKGEPGHPLQPEKAEQLPPQTGTPKEAPAAGESRWFSCFSCCTSCC